The following is a genomic window from Treponema pallidum subsp. pallidum str. Nichols.
GTGCACAGGAAGCAGCGGGTAAACCCACAGGGGCAGGAGTGATTTTTGTGTCCGTCTTTGTGTTGTTAGTGTACCTGCTTATGCGTCCGAGTTTTGTGCATGCGCTTATATTGCTGCTGACGTGGGGGGTGATGCTCACCGGATACTTAGACGATTGCGCGCAGGTGTGCTGGGGGGAGTATCGCAAAGGCGCGTTGGACTTTTTGTTTGCGGTGCTGACAGCAGCGCTGTTGGGTCATTTTTATTTTCACGATCAGGTGTTCTGGTGGTTTCCTTTTTTTTCAGATCCGGTGTTCGTCTCTCCTTTTTTATTTTTTGCCGGTTCGGTGGTGATTTTGTGGATGTCAATTAACGCAACCAATTGCACAGACGGGGTTGACGGGCTTTCGGGAGCGTTGGTGTTGATGGCGCTTCTTTCGATGGGTACGATTTTTTACTTTTTGTTGGGAAATGTGCGTGCGGCGCAGTACCTACTGGTGCCGTTTGTAGTGGATGGTGCGCAATGGGCACTGATGAGTTTTGCACTTGCCGGGGCGCTGATGGGGTATGTGTGGCGTAATGCACACCCTAGTACGGTGTTGATGGGAGACGCAGGCTCCCGTGCGCTGGGGTTTTTCATTGGGGTGTTGGTGTTGATCTCGGGCAATCCATTTTTGCTGTTGATGACAAGCGGTGTTATTTTGGTGAATGGGGGTACGGGGCTTCTAAAAGTGGTGTTGTTGCGTTTTTTTCATGTGCGGATCCTGAGCCGGGTGCGCTTTCCGCTCCATGATCACATGCGTGAGAATTGGCACTGGTCTACGGCGCAGGTATTGCTGAGGTTTATGATTTTACAGGGACTGCTCACGATTGGTCTTTTGGGGGTTTTGTTCAAACTGCGGTAGAGGGAGGGCACCCCTTGCGGGGCACGCCGGGCCGAGCGAGGGCGACGGTGCGGAGTATCCGGCGCCTTGACGTGCGTTTATTTCTTTTGCTAGCCTGCCCCTAATTGCTTTCCGTTTCCGGAATGATGGTAGAGGAGACAGGGCGGAAGGCGTGGGGTGTGTATGGTGCCGGTGAGAAGGTTCATAGCGGTGTGTGCGGTGACGGCGTGTGCCGGGCCGTGTTTTTGCGTTCAAGCGTTTATCTCTTCTCGGATCGGGTATGGGCGCTTTGGGATATATGGGAACGAGATAAAGGACTCCTACTACAAACATGTTCCGATGACGGGACTAGGGGTTGACGTGGTAACGTCTTCAGGCGTTGCGATGGTGTTCAATGTGGAGACTGCGTTGACGCAGCTCATGTTTCGCGCGCAGGCGCTGCTGGGGTACGCGTTTGAGGTTGGCAGGTTCCGCTTTACACCTGCCATTGGCGGCAGTTTCCTTGCGTCGCACGACCACGCCGCAGGGGTGGCTCTGTCGCTTGACTTTCAGTATTTCTTTAATGATTGGGTCGGGTTGGACCTGAACATAGGCGCGGGGGTGGATGTTCCGGTGAACAGTAACCTGCGTTACCTGATGCGGGTGGGGACGCCGGAGTTAGCGAAGATTCTCATCACGCATACAGTGACGCATGGACTGGCTAATCGCTGGATATCAGGTCCCCACTGGTGGAATTCTCTTTCTTCGTGGGTCGGGAATACCGCGGGAAAAGTGGCTGGATTTGTAGCGCGTTTGATAGCAAATTATCTGCTGAAAGGCTCACAGTACAGCATGTTGGTCCCAGTGGTTGTTCGCCTGGGGGCGGTATACAAGGTGTGAGGGAGTTGGCATTCGGGGGGCGTGTGCGGAAATGAAATGGAGTGGGCTCTGTCTCTTTCTCCGGACGGGGGGGGGGGGGTGCGAACAGATGAACGGAAAGCGTGTGTTTCTGGGCATTGTCGTGGTGGTCTGTGCCGCGCGCTGTTTTTGCGCGGACGTGTTCTTCTCCTCGCATCTGGGGTATGGGCGTTTCTACGCCGTGGGGAAAGACATTGAGGGGCAGCACATGCACGTTCCAAGCATTGGCGGCGGCGTATGTGTGGTGGCAGACAGCGGGTTTGCCTTCGCCTGCACGGTGGACGCAGCCCTGACCCGTATAATGCTGAAAACTCAGGCGCTCTTTGGCTATGCCTTTCGGTGGGGAGCGTTCAGCCTCATCCCCTTGCTTGGGATGGATGTGATTGTGTCGAGCGACCACGCGTTTGGTGTTGCCGCGCAAGTGTCGTTCCAGCATTTGATTTCTGAGTGGTGGGGCTTTGCCTTGAGTGTGAGCGGCGGGGTGGACTTTCCGCTCAACCCTAACACCCGCTTTTTAGCAGGTAAGCTGCCTGCAGAAACGGTGCAGCGCGTGGCGCTCGTTGCGCTGCGGCAAAAGCTTATTAGCGAAGGGATTATCAAGGCATTGGATTTGGGCTGGTTTATTACCTTCGCTCTGACCGTTGTTGCCGAGGGATTCAGTTGGATTGTGTCGCAGAGCGCTTGGATTGCGCAGAAGGCGGTGAATTACTTTTTGAGCGACACCACGCGTTGTCTCATTCTCCCGGTCACGCTGCGGGCCGGTCCTACCTTTCGAATATAGCGTGCGGGGGGGGGCGGATTTAGCGGCGCGTTGGCGTCCGCTGTCGAGTTGCCCAGAGCGCGAGAAGAATGCGGTCGATTTCTTGTGTAGCGTTCCGTCGTGCGCCGCGCAGCTTGAACGAGCTCAGCCGGTGCATGAGCGAAAGCGCGTGGACGACTGTCTGCCCGAACTTTCCCGGCAGGTGCGGCGGCACGCGCAGTATCCACTTTGAAAGGTATACCATCCCCGAGGCCATGCAGGCCTGGCGCGCTCCTGCCGAAAGCGCACCGCTCGTCAGGGGGACCCCAAGCACCGTTGCCCACACGCGTCCAACCGGCGGTCTAAGGTAGCAGGCGAGCGTTCCCACCCACAGCCCTGCCAAGGTCATCCAGCGGATGCGTCCCCCCGTTGCCGCATAGAGCAGCAGTGCGATCCCGCACACGGACGCCTGCACGCTCAGCCGCGGCACACACAGCAGTATCAACAGGAGCAGGAGTCCTGTCCCCATCCGTACATAACGCAGCACACGCGGCCTAAGCCCGTGTTCCGAACACGGCGCCGTGCATTCACACCCCGCCTGTACCGGAAAAAAAAGAGACGCAGGCGGTGCGGTGTCTTGTTGTCCGCATGCCGCGTTCTGCAGGTGCGCGTACCACTGGGAGTGGGAGAGAAAATGGCCGGTTAGCGCTCCGAGTAAGGTACTGCTCACTGCCCCCAGCGCGCAAAATAGCGGGAGTACGTACCACACCCCCGCGCCAAAAACGAGCACCCGAGCAAGCGTAAGCTGTATCACGTTTGAACAGAACGCACCCATCACGCTTATCCCCACGCACGAAAGGTACCGGCACGGGACGAACCGCAGCGCATACATGAGCGCACCCGAAGCGGTGCTCCCTGCAAGCGAGAGGACAAATACATAAGAAAAGAGCGTCCCACTCACCAGAGCCTGCCCTATTACCTTCAGGAATACTAAACGCGCGTACGCACAGAAAGGGAGCAGATCCGGCGAGATCAACAGCGGCAAATTCGCAAGCCCCACGCGAAAGAAAGGCAGCGGCTTTGGAATGACGTGTTCAACCGTAGAGAGAAAGAAACACATGCCGCCTAAAAGCGACACTAACTCATCGCGTACGTCTAGTGGCAGCCTGCTCCGCACGAGCCGCACCCTCCCGCGCCGCTCCCACAGCCACCGCCGCTGGTGCTTTCCCGAAACAGAAGTGCAGCTAAGTCATCGTCCGTCGCCTCTCGCACAGAGCGCACAGCCACCTCAAAGTGGAGCGTCTTCCCCGCGAGGGGATGATTTCCATCTACAATAATCGTTTCACCTTGCACGTCAGTGACGGTCACCGGTCGACTGTCACCCCCGCTTCCTGCATCAAACCGCATGCCCACCTCTATTGGCACGTTTGGAGGAAACTGATCTCGCCCCACTGTCATGCGCAAGTCCTCCTGCACCTCTCCATACGCTCCTACCGGAGGAATGGTTACTGAAAACTCCTCCCCCTCTTCTCGGTTAATTAAGGCGGTCTCGAGGCCAGGAATGATCATGCCGTGCCCCTGAACATACTCGAGCGCACCCATCACGTCGGAAGAATCGATGATCTCCCCCGTGTCATCTCGCAGGGTGTACTCGATGTTCACCACACACTCATTTGCGATTTTCATGCGCGGCATGCTAGCACAGGCAAGATACTCACGGCAAGGGCAGTTTCTGTGCCGTGTGCCCTTGACAGAATCGCCGTTATAGGGGATAAGCCGGGCGAGGTGTTGGGAGCGTGTGGTCCACTTCTTGCCTCTTGCGCGGTGCTGTGCGGTAAAAGAGGGGGCGTCGCGTTCGAGTAAAATTTTCTCTTAAGCCTTAAGTGAGATACCCCATTATGGTAGAGGTCTACGCGCGGTTGCGCGCTGCTGTTGCTCGGTTGGCGGTCTGTAGCGCTGCGGAGAAGGACGGTGCCCTGCGCGCTGTGCGCGATGCGCTACATGCGCAGCGGGAGGATATCCTGCGTGCAAATGCGCAGGATCTTGCGCGGGCGCGTGAGGCGGGTCTTGCCGCACCGCTTGTCGCCCGGCTCGCGCTGAGTGAACACCTTCTTGAGGACATGTTGCGGTCTTTGACTGTTCTTTCGCTTCAGCGGGATCCTATCGGGGAAATTATAGAAGGGTACACTCTTGCGAATGGACTGGAAATCCGGAAGGTACGTGTTCCTCTGGGGGTGGTGGCTGTCATCTACGAGTCTCGGCCCAACGTGACCGTAGATGCGTTTGCACTTGCGTACAAAAGCGGCAATGCGGTGCTCCTGCGCGCAGGTTCTGCAGCGAGTTATTCAAATGCCGCGCTTTTGCGCGCAATTCACGTGGGTTTGAAGAAAGCGCATGGTGTCGTGGACGCGGTGGCTGTTCCTCCCGTTTTGGAGGAAAAATATGGTGATGTGGATCATATCCTCCGCGCGCGCGGCTTTATCGATGCGGTATTTCCTCGTGGGGGGGCGGCGCTTATCCGGCGCGTCGTGGAAGGCGCCCACGTGCCAGTTATTGAAACCGGATGCGGCGTGTGCCACCTATACGTAGATGAGAGTGCGAATATCGATGTGGCGCTGCAGATTGCAGAAAACGCGAAGTTGCAAAAACCGGCCGCATGCAATTCAGTCGAAACGCTGTTGGTGCATCGTGCGGTTGCGCGTCCTTTTTTGCACCGTGTACAGGAGATTTTTGCCACCTGTGAGGAGACTACGCGCAAGCCCGGTGGTGTGGATTTTTTTTGTGATGCTGAGTCTTTCTCCCTTCTCACAGAAAGGGGCGCGAGAAAAAATGTTTTTCATGCACAGGCAGAGACCTGGGATCGGGAATACCTGGACTATCAGGTATCCGTGCGGGTGGTGCCAAACCTTGAAGAAGCACTCAGGCACATTGCTCGTCATTCTACGAAACACTCAGAGGTTATTGTCACGCGCGATCGTGCCCGTGCGCGTCGTTTTCATCAGGAAGTAGATGCTGCCTGTGTATATGTCAATGCTTCAAGTAGGTTTACCGATGGAGGGCAGTTTGGCATGGGAGCAGAGATTGGGGTCAGTACGCAAAAATTGCACGCGCGCGGTCCGATGGGTTTGTGTGCACTGACTACTTCAAAATATCTGATTGATGGAGAGGGGCAGGTGCGTCCGTGATCCGTGCGCTTTTTGCTGCGGCAAAAAAAATTGTGATAAAGATTGGGTCAAATACGCTTGCGCAGGCAGATGGTACTCCTGATGAGGAGTTTTTGGCGGAGTGTGCTCGCGCCTGTGCGGCGCTGATGCGTGACGGCAAGCAGATAGTTGTGGTGTCGTCTGGCGCTCAGGTTGCAGGGATTTCTGCGCTCCATTGCCTTTCATCTCCTCCTCAGGGGGCGGGTTTAGAGCGTCACGAATCGCGCGGCGTTATTCCGGGTGATGGTGCGTCCTGCAAACAGGCGTTGTGTGCGGTGGGTCAGGCGGAGTTGATAAGTCGTTGGCGTTCTGCGTTTGCAGCGCACCAGCAGTGCGTGGGCCAGTTTCTGTGTACGAAGGAGGATTTTACTGACTCGGACCGCGCGGCGCAGGTACGCTACACGTTGTCCTTTTTGCTCGAGCGCAGGGTAGTACCTATCCTTAATGAAAATGACGCGCTCTGTTGCAGCGACGTCCCCTCTGTACCCGCCGACCGGCGGGTGTCCCTATCACCTCAAAAAAGGATTGGAGATAATGACAGTCTGTCCGCGTTTGTAGCGCTGTTGTGGCAGGCAGATCTTTTGCTTTTGTTGAGTGACATTGACGGCGTGTATGACAAAGACCCAAAGGCACACACAGATGCGCAGCACGTTCCTCTGGTGACGGACGTGTCAGCGCTTGTGGGTAAAACGAGCATGGGTTCTTCCAATGTCTTTGGTACGGGTGGGATTGCTACAAAGCTGGATGCTGCGCGTCTTGTCACGAGGGCGGGAATTCCTCTGGTGCTGGCAAACGGGCGCCATCTGGATCCGATCCTGAGCCTTATGCGCGGGGATGCGCGGGGGACACTTTTCGTGCCTGTTTCTTAGAGAGCGACGTGGGTATGCGCAAGTGCACGCATTGTGCCCTATAATGCGCGGCGTGCGGTCAATTTCTGACGTGTAATTTTTCTCGGTGGGGCGACGTCTCCGTCTGTCTGTTAATTCGGTGGTGTGTTTCGATGCGAGAAAAGGAAGGAGGTGTGGTGAACGACGATTTTCACTATGAAGTGACGCGCAACTGGGGCACGCTTTCCACATCGGGGAATGGCTGGTCCCTCGAACTGAAGTCTATTTCTTGGAATGGCCGGCCAGAGAAATATGATATCCGCGCGTGGTCCCCAGACAAGAGCAAGATGGGAAAGGGGGTAACGCTTACGCGTGCAGAGATTGTAGCCCTGCGCGATTTACTAAACAGTATGTCCCTGGACCCGTACTAGGGACAGTCTGCAGTGCTTTGTGCAGCGCGGCGCGCAGCGTCGGTGGCTAGCCGGTCGCACAGTTCGTTGTACGGGTCTCCTGCATGTCCTTTTACCCAGCGCCACTCGACGGATAGGGCGTCGGCGAGTGCGCTGAGCGCTTCCCACAAATCCTTGTTCTTGACCGGTTGTTTGGCAGCCGTTTTCCAGCCGTTGTGTTTCCAGGTATGGATCCACTGGGTGATGCCTTTGCGTACGTATTGGGAGTCGGTGACCACTACCACCGCCTCTGCAGCGCGTCCGTGTGCCTCTTGCAGTGCGTTGATGACCGCGCACAGTTCCATGCGATTGTTTGTGCTCGGGTAGGCGCTGCCGCTTCTAGTGAATGCGGCAGCTTCTGGTGCGGTTTGTCCGGTTTCTAGAAAGGGTACGTCTGAGGGCACCAGAGCAAACGCCCACCCGCCCGGACCCGGGTTTCCCAGACAGGCGCCGTCAGTGTACAGGGTAAGTGCAGCGTGCGCGTTCATAGTCGCGCCTACGGTAACAGTTTTGCGCCGTGGGGACAATGTATTGGTCCGACAGTTGGTGATGGAGCGAAGATATTTTCGCAAGGAGGGAGAATGAGGCGCGCACGGATTGTGCAGGAACTTTGGTACGCGGGACGACGGTTTGGTTTTTGCGGTACGCTGTCTTATTCTGCAAGGCGGTGTACACGTGCGCGTTGCACTTTCTCCTCGGGTGTACATGCTGCACTGTTTTTAGAGGAAAGCTAACACGGAGAGGGCACAGATGAATATTCTGCATAACTTTGTTGTATTCGAAGGTATTGATGGCACAGGCACGAGTACACAGTTGCGTGCGCTCGAACGCCATTTTCAGGCCCGTAAGGACATGGTCTTTACTCAAGAGCCTACCGGAGGGGAGATTGGCACTCTCATTCGGGATGTGCTGCAAAAGCGTGTGATCATGAGCTCTAAGGCATTGGGATTGCTCTTTGCCGCAGATAGACACGAGCACTTGGAAGGTGCAGGAGGCATTAACGATTGTCTTGCAGAAGGAAAGATAGTGCTCTGCGATCGGTATGTTTTTTCCAGTTTGGTGTACCAAGGCATGGCGGTGTCGGGTAGTTTCGCGTATGAATTAAATAAAGAGTTTCCGCTTCCTGAAGTTGTGTTCTATTTTGACGCGCCTATCGAAGTATGTGTTGAGCGTATCACCGCACGTGGGCTGCAAACGGAACTGTATGAGTACACGTCTTTTCAAGAAAAGGCGCGCAAGGGGTATGAAACTATATTTCGCAAGTGCCGTCATTTGTACCCTGCAATGAAAGTGATTGAAATAGACGCGCGCGAGGAAATTGAAGTTGTGCATGAGCGTATTCTTCACCATCTGCGCGAATACAGGCGTCTAAAATAGTGTGTGGACGTAGATACACTATCTGAGGAGCAGTGGAGAGTATATATCAGGAACGTGCTTTGCAAGCGGAAGGCGCGTGCTCGGTAAAACGGTGCTGCACCGGCGCAGCATAAGCAAAATAATTGGAAAATTTGTCCATAGGTTTTTGTCGTCCGGTCACAGTGCTCAGTGCCTTTTTCTAGGCTGTTTTTCAATAACTGTTTATGTAGACTGGACGGGTCTTCCTTTCTCAACTCACATATTCTTTTCGGGGACATGCTGCCGTTGGCAGACGTTGGGTGTGACGGGTGTTTCTCTGGTGTGTAAGAGGAAGATATATTCCCCTTTTGTATCTGCACTGACCCCTGCACGGGGTACAGGCTATTGACGCTTCCTTTCGTCTGTGTGTCTTCACTGTTGCGTGTACGGCGCGTGAACGGGCCATATAGATAGATGCTTGACGGGGTCTGGTTGCCATGTTAGGATCCACCAAGCGTGACTATTCTTTTCTGGCCGCGTGTGATGCATAAGACACTCCCATAGCACCGTTAAGAGTCTCGCGAAACCTCCTCCGTATGGAGAGGGGTAATCCAATTGCCGTGGAACGGCGAAGGTTCTGTGTTATGTCCGCAAAGATTTACGTCGGTAATTTAAATTATGCCACCACTGAGGCTGGATTGGCCTCCCTTTTTTCTCAGTTTGGGGAAGTGCTGTCCGTGGCTGTAATCAAGGATAAGCTTACGCAGCGGTCGAAGGGCTTTGGTTTTGTTGAGATGGAAAGCGCAGAATCAGCCGAGTTGGTTATTAACGAGTTGAATGAGAAGGAGTTTGAAGGGCGTAGGCTTCGCGTTAACTATGCGGAGGAGAAGCCGCGTTTTCCCTTTAAGAATTAGTGGAGGATGGGGAGGACTTTCCATCGTGGCGCATGTTTTTGGCGTAAGGTGCTTTCGCGTGCGTTATCTCATTTCTCGTCGTCTTTTGGTTCTCCCCGTTTGTGTGCGTCGCGGTGTGTTTGGTTCCTGTTAGGAACCCCTTCGGGGCTTCTGTCTATTTTGCTCCCAAGACTGCTAGTACTATGGATGAGGCTGCGTCTCGCGCCCAGGGTTGCGAGGAGGGTGCCGTCTTTTGCGCTGGTGAGCAGGTTGCTGGACGTGGTCGTGGTGACCAGAGAAAGTGGCAATCGGAGCCGGGAAAGAATCTTTTGTGTACTGTCGTTTTGCGGCGTGTTGCTTTCCCTGCGTTTTCGCTCTGTGTTGGATATGCGGTCGCTCTTGCATACATGGCCTTCCTCGGAGGTGTGTGCGCACCGCGCATTAAGTGGCCCAACGACGTCCTGGTGTGCGATCGTAAGATCGCCGGGGTGCTCTGCCAGGTGCGCGCGGGAGCGCTTCTCGTGGGTATTGGGTGTAACCTCCTGCAGGTGAAGTTTCCGCCCGAGTTGTCGCATGCCTGCTCTCTCGCGCAGATTGTCGGAGGCGAGCGGTGCCCTGATCCGTTTGCTTTCCTTCCTGTGCTGTTGGATCGGCTGTATGCCTGTGTCATGGCGCCGCCGAGTATCGGCGTGCTTGAGTCGTGTCTGTGGAAGCAGGGTGAGTACGTCTGTTTCCGCGAATGTGCGGGAACACGTCCTCCGATTCTGGGTCGTGTTGTCGGATTGGCCGCGGACGGCGCGCTGTGCATAGATAGCGCTGGGTCGATGCGATCGTATTACTCTGGGGAGATCGCCTTTTGGTGAGGTGTCATTTCTTTTTACTGAAAAAGCGAAAGTTAATTTCAGAGAACAGTGGTAGCTCGCGTTCGCGCCGCATTAGCCACTGTGCACTTACCTCTCCGGAGCCGAGCGCCTCGTATACCCTCGTAAAGGCCTTGAGGTGGTCGGCGCACTCGCTAGCGGCGTACTCGGGGTAGCGACAATGGTTCCCTAAAAGGGGCCAGAACAGCGACTGACACAAAAGCACATCACGTGCTGCCATGTTCAGTAGGCGTTCGCGAAAGCCGGTGTCGTGTGCAAAGCGCTCTGTGAGGTCGATCATGCGTTCTGTGGTTTTTTGTATTGCAGGATGCATCCAGTCGTTTGCGCTATTAATAAGCTCATCCGCATAACCTCCCCCCAGTGAAGATCCAAAAAAGGGTTCAATGATTGACACCCCCACTGCGGGGCAGGTGAGCGCCGCCGTACAGGACACGCGCATTTGCGCGCTTTCTGCAACGGTGCGAAATACGGCTTCAAGCCAATCCATCCCCTCTGCCCATGCAACTCCAAATAGTGATGCAGGGAATACGCACACCGACATAGCCTCGAAGGGAGCGGTTGCGTGGACTACTTTTTCAAATATTTCTGTCCGATTACGCACGAACGCCCGCGCATCAGCGACACACGTGCGTTGCGCTTTTTCTTGCTCATACGGCGTGCCTGAACGGGCCTGGTACAGATACCCAGTAGCCATGCGTTCCTTGTGTGGTTCAAATAAAGGGTACAGAGCCTCCTCAGGCAGTATAAACCCAGCATCTTGTTCTGTATTTCCGTACACCGCCTGTGTACAGAAGGAATGCGTGGCGCCATGCACTTCTGCAGTGGCGACACGGTCCTTTCCTAAGCACCACAAGCCATTGGACGTCTGTGCAGGCTCAAAGATGCCACGTCGGGGTACGCGAGTGCCAAACAGGAAACTATGTGTTTCCAATATGGTGTACGAGAATCCGTATGATTTTATAGTGCGCTCAAGCGCTGGTGCATAGCCAAGTTCAGGTAAATAAAAACCGCGGGGAATTGAGGAAAAATGTTTGCGGTAATTAATAAGCCCCATTTCGATTTGGGCGGATATAGATTCGGGCATGTCTTGGTAGAAGGGTAAGAAACAATTAACTGCCGTTGTTGCGAGTAATTCAATGGAACCTGTGCGGAAAAAGTGATTGATGCGTTCAAGGAGTGCCCCATCGCAGTGATCAAAATAATCCCGGTGAGAGCGAAGAGACCGAAGCACTGCTTCAGCTTGCACGCGCTCTTGGAGACTGTTCCTCAGGCGAATGGCTTCCCGTTCTCCGAATTCGATGAGTGCGTCGAGTGCACGCCGGTATCGGTCCATAAGCACGCGGTTAGCGAGCATTTCGCACAGAACGGGCCCGATAGCGAGGGAGATGTTAAAAGGAACACGCTCACGTTCGAGTGTTTCGCATAAGCGGAGTAGGGGGAGGTAGGTATAGGAAATCTCGAGAAAAAAACGGGATTCAGCGAGGAGAGAAGATGCGCCGGCCCCTCGGACGAAGGGAAGATTACAATCGAGAACAAATGCAAGAGAGTGCACTGGCATTTTCTTCATGAAGGTCCCACTTATGAGCACACAGGAAGAGACGTGCTTGGGTAGGTTTCCTCAAGCAGGGGAAGCCCACAGAGGCTGAGAACTTCTGCGCCGGTTGGATCCTCGGGGTTAAGACTCCGTTCTATGACGCTGCGCTGGAGCGTGACAACTCTGGATTGAGCAAGGATGCGTTCGCGTTGGAGCATTTTGCAGCAAAGATCTATGCGATTAGCATCGTCGGCCAAGGACAGGTGCACGTAACGCTTTCTGTCTTTGAGGGGTACATCAATATCGAAGTGGTCGAGCGAGGTGTGCCAGCCATGACCACCGAGGGAGTGCACGCGCAGAAAGAACGACCTAAATTGAGGACTCTGGGTGAGTGTGCAAAAGAGTTGCTCGTGGATATCCCAAAAGACAAAGAACCAAAGCGGGTCACGGGCAAGGATATGGATTTCGGTGGTATTGTAGGCACACGAAGTCCCCTTTGATTCAAGGGACTGGGGAGCGCACGGAGGGTTCAAATCAAGAGCGCTGTGGTAACAATCAAGGATCTCGCCAATGACAAGTCTTCGATTAAGATCCTCAGGCAAGCAAAGACCGAGCTCATCTGCAAGCGCAAACAGCTCCCCGGTTGATCTTGACTCCAAAAACGACTTAGTGAGCGCCACGCCTACCCCACCCAGGGTGCCATTATGGGAACAGGAAAAATCTCTGTCAATATGAGGCCATTTTTTCTCATTCCACGGTTCTATATCGCGATGCAGAGAGTACGTACCGCCGGTAGGCGGGGCGAGTGTCGTGTCTTCCCCCTAGAATTCGCCATACGCTTGACCAAAAGGACAATGTGATGCAGCCTGGCGAGCGAGCTACTAGGAGGTATGAAAATGGCTGGTGCCAGCAAAAATTCGCGTACTGCGGCGGCGACGCAGCGCTTTAACTGTCCGTGCGGGGGAGAGGTGGTGCTGAGGTCTATTGTTGATAACGGAAAGGTGAAGAACATCGCTGAGTGTCCTAAGTGCAGGCGTGTTGAGCGTCGGCCGCGTGACTTTAACTAGGAGTCTTTGGAGGCGCGCGTGAGGCACTCGTCTTGAGGACAGGTGGTCTCCGAGCGCCAGACGTCTAGCTGCGCTTGAATG
Proteins encoded in this region:
- a CDS encoding phospho-N-acetylmuramoyl-pentapeptide-transferase, whose translation is MGLIFFRYDRCYMLSVLSYLHVYFGPFRLLQSYAVLMGIALYAGFFFTYGVLPSAYRFLPQDRGRAFAPCAQEAAGKPTGAGVIFVSVFVLLVYLLMRPSFVHALILLLTWGVMLTGYLDDCAQVCWGEYRKGALDFLFAVLTAALLGHFYFHDQVFWWFPFFSDPVFVSPFLFFAGSVVILWMSINATNCTDGVDGLSGALVLMALLSMGTIFYFLLGNVRAAQYLLVPFVVDGAQWALMSFALAGALMGYVWRNAHPSTVLMGDAGSRALGFFIGVLVLISGNPFLLLMTSGVILVNGGTGLLKVVLLRFFHVRILSRVRFPLHDHMRENWHWSTAQVLLRFMILQGLLTIGLLGVLFKLR
- a CDS encoding DUF2715 domain-containing protein, which encodes MCMVPVRRFIAVCAVTACAGPCFCVQAFISSRIGYGRFGIYGNEIKDSYYKHVPMTGLGVDVVTSSGVAMVFNVETALTQLMFRAQALLGYAFEVGRFRFTPAIGGSFLASHDHAAGVALSLDFQYFFNDWVGLDLNIGAGVDVPVNSNLRYLMRVGTPELAKILITHTVTHGLANRWISGPHWWNSLSSWVGNTAGKVAGFVARLIANYLLKGSQYSMLVPVVVRLGAVYKV
- a CDS encoding DUF2715 domain-containing protein, producing MNGKRVFLGIVVVVCAARCFCADVFFSSHLGYGRFYAVGKDIEGQHMHVPSIGGGVCVVADSGFAFACTVDAALTRIMLKTQALFGYAFRWGAFSLIPLLGMDVIVSSDHAFGVAAQVSFQHLISEWWGFALSVSGGVDFPLNPNTRFLAGKLPAETVQRVALVALRQKLISEGIIKALDLGWFITFALTVVAEGFSWIVSQSAWIAQKAVNYFLSDTTRCLILPVTLRAGPTFRI
- a CDS encoding Gx transporter family protein, which encodes MRSRLPLDVRDELVSLLGGMCFFLSTVEHVIPKPLPFFRVGLANLPLLISPDLLPFCAYARLVFLKVIGQALVSGTLFSYVFVLSLAGSTASGALMYALRFVPCRYLSCVGISVMGAFCSNVIQLTLARVLVFGAGVWYVLPLFCALGAVSSTLLGALTGHFLSHSQWYAHLQNAACGQQDTAPPASLFFPVQAGCECTAPCSEHGLRPRVLRYVRMGTGLLLLLILLCVPRLSVQASVCGIALLLYAATGGRIRWMTLAGLWVGTLACYLRPPVGRVWATVLGVPLTSGALSAGARQACMASGMVYLSKWILRVPPHLPGKFGQTVVHALSLMHRLSSFKLRGARRNATQEIDRILLALWATRQRTPTRR
- a CDS encoding FKBP-type peptidyl-prolyl cis-trans isomerase; this translates as MKIANECVVNIEYTLRDDTGEIIDSSDVMGALEYVQGHGMIIPGLETALINREEGEEFSVTIPPVGAYGEVQEDLRMTVGRDQFPPNVPIEVGMRFDAGSGGDSRPVTVTDVQGETIIVDGNHPLAGKTLHFEVAVRSVREATDDDLAALLFRESTSGGGCGSGAGGCGSCGAGCH
- a CDS encoding glutamate-5-semialdehyde dehydrogenase translates to MVEVYARLRAAVARLAVCSAAEKDGALRAVRDALHAQREDILRANAQDLARAREAGLAAPLVARLALSEHLLEDMLRSLTVLSLQRDPIGEIIEGYTLANGLEIRKVRVPLGVVAVIYESRPNVTVDAFALAYKSGNAVLLRAGSAASYSNAALLRAIHVGLKKAHGVVDAVAVPPVLEEKYGDVDHILRARGFIDAVFPRGGAALIRRVVEGAHVPVIETGCGVCHLYVDESANIDVALQIAENAKLQKPAACNSVETLLVHRAVARPFLHRVQEIFATCEETTRKPGGVDFFCDAESFSLLTERGARKNVFHAQAETWDREYLDYQVSVRVVPNLEEALRHIARHSTKHSEVIVTRDRARARRFHQEVDAACVYVNASSRFTDGGQFGMGAEIGVSTQKLHARGPMGLCALTTSKYLIDGEGQVRP
- the proB gene encoding glutamate 5-kinase, giving the protein MIRALFAAAKKIVIKIGSNTLAQADGTPDEEFLAECARACAALMRDGKQIVVVSSGAQVAGISALHCLSSPPQGAGLERHESRGVIPGDGASCKQALCAVGQAELISRWRSAFAAHQQCVGQFLCTKEDFTDSDRAAQVRYTLSFLLERRVVPILNENDALCCSDVPSVPADRRVSLSPQKRIGDNDSLSAFVALLWQADLLLLLSDIDGVYDKDPKAHTDAQHVPLVTDVSALVGKTSMGSSNVFGTGGIATKLDAARLVTRAGIPLVLANGRHLDPILSLMRGDARGTLFVPVS
- a CDS encoding YdbC family protein — encoded protein: MREKEGGVVNDDFHYEVTRNWGTLSTSGNGWSLELKSISWNGRPEKYDIRAWSPDKSKMGKGVTLTRAEIVALRDLLNSMSLDPY
- the rnhA gene encoding ribonuclease HI, yielding MNAHAALTLYTDGACLGNPGPGGWAFALVPSDVPFLETGQTAPEAAAFTRSGSAYPSTNNRMELCAVINALQEAHGRAAEAVVVVTDSQYVRKGITQWIHTWKHNGWKTAAKQPVKNKDLWEALSALADALSVEWRWVKGHAGDPYNELCDRLATDAARRAAQSTADCP
- the tmk gene encoding dTMP kinase translates to MNILHNFVVFEGIDGTGTSTQLRALERHFQARKDMVFTQEPTGGEIGTLIRDVLQKRVIMSSKALGLLFAADRHEHLEGAGGINDCLAEGKIVLCDRYVFSSLVYQGMAVSGSFAYELNKEFPLPEVVFYFDAPIEVCVERITARGLQTELYEYTSFQEKARKGYETIFRKCRHLYPAMKVIEIDAREEIEVVHERILHHLREYRRLK